Within the Dermacentor silvarum isolate Dsil-2018 chromosome 8, BIME_Dsil_1.4, whole genome shotgun sequence genome, the region CCATTATTCATAACCGTTATCAGCCAAAGGTTAGGACAGAGCGTTCAGGGTAACTTCACAAGATAATCAGGGACGAAAGAGACGCTACAAACATTATAAAGGAAGGACACTGGCTTGTGTCATGTACCCTTCATTTGTGATGATCATGCAACATTATACTATTTTCACGAATGCAGAATGCGTCTAGCAGATTAGGGCACGTCTGTGTTGACTGATAAACTTATGCAGCACAGCCCAGCAAAGTTGATCGGGTAAATCGCTCATTCAATCAGCGAACTGCCAGAACAGTGCAACCAGAAAAGCATCACTAGACACAGGATTAAAGACGTTTCTTTATTCAAGCAACACCTTGGAGGCTTGGGCTAATCACTACATATTCGACAGGTGAACAGCGCGAAAAGATGAAGGACAAGAAGAggaacacacaccagcgctgactgacaactgtATTCTTTATTAAGAAAGGCAGCAACTTGACCTTACACTACAGTGAATGTGATGTGTGCCGTACTCCGGGGCTTGACTTCTCACGGTGCATGATCCGCAAACGCTACAGTGATGCTTGTGCACAGTGAAATCTTCGAAGTAGCTGCTATCGCAAGGAATGGCGCGTCTTGCATCAGCACTCCGTCTTTGGCCTTgactgaggcagaactaacaatCTTAACCGCAATAATTCTGGGCAAATCTATATTGGTGTTGCATTCTTCTTGGTCATGCGCAGTGATGTACCTTTGTTTTCTTTGGGTATatatttgtgttcctttcttaagaattcagtcgtcagtcagcgctggtgtgtgttccCCCCCTTCTTGTCCTTcatcttttcgcgctgttcccttGTCGACTTTATTCAAGCAATTTGCTCAGAGGTGTGCATACTGCACAGTGCAAGAAAATACTAATAGGACACTTAATATGACATTATAATGGTGCAAGATAACAACCATAACTTTGAAACAAATTAGAAGCCATGTTATATACTGGGGGTTCGTACAATAAGTTTATGAAGATACAATCTTAAGTTGCTGAGAGGCCATTTATACTATACTGCAAGAAAATACTAATAGGACACTTAACATGACATTACAATGATGCAAGATAACACCATAATTTTGAAACCAATTAGAAGCCATGCTATACCGGGGGTTGGTACAATAAGTTTACGAAGATACAATCTTATGTTGCTGAGAGGCCATTTATGCATCTTTATGACCAAGTAGTGATCCTTTGTCCCTAAGGGGATAGTTaggtcgctttttttttttttttcacaagtcaGTACAGGCATTGTAGTTAATTACATTAAAACTAATGGTCATGCTGTAAATACATGCGTCCATGTTCGACTATTCGAAAAGGTTGATGTATGACCACCTCTAAAAGAAACCCAATTTAATTCTCTCTTCAATGGCATGAGAAATGCTAACATTGAGCACAATGCTCATCACCACATTTAAATAGTCTACAACaacataaaaaattaaattctgcagTTTTATGTGTCAGacccatgatctgattatgaggcacacaaaaagaaaatgcactgcaacaatgtaaacaaagctaCACTTTACATCAGCACTCTATTCTAGAACAAATTCAGCAAGTGTATATGCATAATTAATCATCAAAACATGATAGACGAGCAGCAAATGGGGACAGATATGaccatatttttatttttcttgtatcaCTAAAAGTAAAATCGAGATAGCTTAGAAAAATGTTTTCTTGAGCGAGGTGGTTCATAACGAAGAACAAAAAACATAGCGAACAATGTCAAGCAAGGACAAAGATGCAGTGCATACTACAGACATAACATACAATTAAAGCTTGCTGAAAAAAATGCTGTACTTTTTGTGTACATGAAGCAGATGACCAAATGATGCGACGTCCTTGGTTTTAAATGCAGCGTTTTTCCAATACACCTCAGCAGTTGGAAATGCGCTCCTCTCCTTCCACCTATTTAGTTTTGCAAGTTTTAATTTACTTATAAGCATTCTTGCGCATGCTGACAATACTCCCACTAGCACCAACAGAGTTATGATTGACGGAAACGTGTGTCTGCTATACCAATTTCTTGTGTGAGCAACAGTTATCTCCTATTTAAAAATTCCGATGTCAGTGCATGTGCATGAGTGCTCGTggtgggtgtttttttttgtttttttttttttcaagataaACTCTGTTGCAAGTGAGCATCTTTCCGTCCTGTTTCTCTCTTTCCGTACCCATTATGCGCTCACCCCTGCAAGATATGccgaaccaactagctcaacaaTTTACTGTCCTAAAGCATTCTCAGTTGGAAGTTTAGCATATGTCCTGTGCACTGTGTTTTTGTCGTTGTCTTTATTATCCCatgttttttcaatttttttaaagaCCCGAATAAGTCGGTGTGTGAGCTTATAAAATGTAAAGCACAACAGCGGGCTAAACAATTACCACATCAAGAAGTGCAACATGGTGCATTGGTCTCGGTGCTTTTTCTAGCCGTTCACATTTTCCCTGTGGATCAGATCAACCTTTATTTACATACCACAGAGTAACAGGCCAGGAAGATTAGAAATAGTTATAAACGTCATCCACAGATGTGCTTGCATCTTCGCATATGCTCTCTGCAGCCGGACGAGGTGCCATCAAAACCCTCGCTTAATAGTGGCATGTCGCTTAGTGTATATAACAGGCTATAGTCAATCGTACATCTTACGGTTGTTGATCTTGATGACGTCAAAGCACGCGACTTGTGTATAAATAGGTAGGACCTGTCCGCGAGAAGCTATCTGGGGCCCTCCCTGCAGACACAGGCAGCGCTCAGTTTCAGCGTCACACAAAGATCTCGTAAGCAACACGGTGGATAACGAAGTAGCCGCAGCCGGCCACAAAAGCGCGGAGGAAAAATTTACGCGTTGGCTGTGCCGTCAATCTTAACCCGTGCCATTGAAACTAGGCCGACAGCGTTGAAGTGACAACATAGCCCGAGTGATGCTAGAATAAGTCAAACCAGTTGTATCGCACTAAGACTCAGTACCTATTACAGCGAAAAGCACGAGAACGTATGAATCAAAGGCTGTCtcattcaatttttgtttatacAACAAGGCGGCAAGTGCTTGGATCGGGGCCTGAAACAATGACCTAAAAGCGACATTCACTGGCCAAATGCAAGAAGGCGCGCAAGCTGAAAGGCGTCTAACATACGTAAAATTCGTAACCTAGTTAGCGGAAGGCAGTGGGAAAACGTCAAAATTTACATACCAGGAGAATCTGTGCGGAGCTTTCCAGCTCCTGCATGATgtgcgccgccatgttgaatccAGTGTGGCCAGAGCAACAATCTAGGAGGTGTTGGCCATAAAGCATGATTAGCCATAGAGTACACTCTAGCCATACTATTCTGCATGGCATTGAGTTTCCTACTAAAAATTTTTAAGGAATCTATTTGGTGTTAGCCAGAGTCCCAGAGTCCGTGTCTCGCCGAAGCGCTGTCGGCTCTTGTCAAAAGTAAATGCCACACGGGCAGGGCGCCATGAAATAACATCGGTTTGTACGGTTTTTCAGTAGATGAGCCGTTTCAACGTTAGCATTTTTTTTAACTTGACAAGCAAACGAAGATAGTCATAGAAGTAGCCATAGGCCAAATGGTCGAATCAGCGAAATATTCAATTTAACAAATTAACGGGCAATCAGCCATTTTCACCGTATGCGAAGAGCGCTTGTGCAAAATTCTTTGAGGCACGTGCTGGCCTCACGAGGAGAATAAACCCACCAAGAAGCACATGCGCGAACTGGGTGAAAACCAAACGCAGGTGCTTATAAATTGGCGTCGACTCATTTTATGGTATTCGGGTATGCGCAAATTGCTTCGCTGCGTGTTGAACGCCGACTTGACGACCTGCTTTGCATTAGAAAGCTGTGACACCCGATTTATTACACTCTGCAACTTCGTCCCAGACTTTGACTGCTAGCTATCTCACAAGGCAAAGATAATTACACCTCTTGACGCATCGAGCGCCTAGGAAACATGTCTGTCTGCACAGTgtcgttagagtgtactagaacatgtCACTCTAGTGTCGTTATGACATGAAAATTATGTAGCCATATTGCTTTCCATCAGATTGGTGGGAGCGCAAGGTTATCGCGAAAAAAGGCACAGTTTTACAAAAGCTGTCAGATAAGTATTCAACTGCTTCCTGAGACGTACTGTTCAGATGCTAAGAGTATTTATTGATGTAAGTCATAGTCTGTCATAATGCAAGTCATGGTCACAGTGCAACGGGAACGAAATTGCTGTTTTTATATTCACAGATGCAAACAACAGTTGTGTCCAGCACAGGTAGCATCTTTTAAGCATGTAGTCTTTTGTCAGTCCATTCAGTCCAAATGTGAAAGCTTGGCTCGCCGACGATCAACCACTGGAAGTGTGGCAGACATCGGAGGAGAGGGTACTCCGCTACGGAAGCGTCGCTCCACAACTTTGTCCAGGAACCTAGTTACCTTGAGGGCATTACTGGACCCGGGGGAAAGTGTCTTCGGATTGTGATTGTCCTAGAATAGCAGAATAACGGCAAGGAAGTTACTTATACATACACCATACAAGCCACACCTGCCTTCCAAGCTGGGTCATGCTAATATAATATCAATACTGCAAAGATTTTTATGAAATATACCACATTTTCACATGTGTAACACACACTGAAAATTAAATATAATGTGCAAGTTAGACAAATTTTGGCTTCAAGTGCGACTTCACAGTAGTATGCATAAATTTGTCCTACCATGAAGCCGCTCCGCGATCAAAAGAGAGCAGCAGTGAACATGACCATGACTGaaactcacacacgcacacaagatTGAATTTTCTGGAGCTTTGCGAGGAGCTGACAGCTGTTCCGAATAAAAAATATTCTAACATTGCTGTATGCAGTTATCTTTGCTAGTTATATGTgaaggtttctttctttcttttcagaaTTTTAATTTATCATAGAAAAGGCAGCGATCCTCATACAAATTTTGACACTAAGATCCTGCCCTGCTAGCTTGCATTAGTCTAActcaacttttcttttcaaatgaATGGCACGCTGACACAAAAGGCCCAACTAAATGCTGTGGCGCTACAAAACAAGCGTGTGGACAGGGTGCTCAATTGCAAGCCTACACCAAAGTCAGTAAAGGCATTCAGTGGACTTGATTGAGTGATAAAAGAGACATTTAATTTTAAGCAAgcccatcgggcccgcgacgcagcagagaggctcggcctttctgtaccgacgtgggagcggcccgctacgtgctgatcCTAGGGACCGTaatatcataccataccatacctatTCTCTGCACTCCAATGAAAACGCTTATAATTGCAGTATGATAAAGAAAATATACCAAGACGCACCAGAAGCACCTGGTCAGTGCCACATTCATCGGCTACAGTCGCCAGAGCACGTCCTGCTGTCTGGGGGACAAGGTCACCCTTAGTTGCCACAACCAGGATAGGGACTTGGCTGTCGGCAAACATCTCTTGATCAAACTCAAGCACTCTGCAAAGTGAAGACAGTGAAGAAACTTGCAAATACTGGCGAGAACGATGAGCAAATTTTAGTGGTTGCCTAAAATATAATAATTTTCGATTAAATGAGTGATTATGACCTACACTAAATCGCAAATCATTTCGATCATTTCTCTGCCCACAATTAGTTTGTATCAATCACTGCAGATAGCAATTCCACCAGCTAATGCTGGCTAAATTATATATATTGCTTGTTCTTTTgttgtttatttgttttcttcCTGCAATAAAAATTCAAGAGAAGGAGTCACAAAAAGTTCACAGCATACCCATTTGCCTTCTTGGATGGGCAGTCCTTGCAAAGAACTTCAGAAAGCCATTTTCTTAGGTTTTCGTGAGACTTCTTGTTGGTTAAATCGTGAACAAGGATAAGACCTAAAAGGAGGCACAAAACACAGGTGCATAAAATGTCCGAGAATAAGTTAACACCAGTAAATGTGCTCATTTTGTGTATCATTTCGCCATTTCGTGGAACACTGCCATTTAAGTTTGCAGCACCAAAGCTGCTGTATAGAGTCATGGTTTTAGTTTTGATCACAGTTTGTTCCATATACTGAAACACTGCTTTACACAAAGAAGAGATTAGGGATTGTACGCTGATATAATTGAGACTCGAATGTAGTGCATGCGTTACTCAATTTACTATATTTTAATATTCCGTGGGGTTACTCTGGCACATTACAGATAATTTCAAGTAGCAGTACTTCTGATATTTTATACTCATAGGTAGTAGCAAGATAACAGAGAACCATAGCTTAATGGAATGCACATCCATGTGAAGGCATTGAGCTTTCATCAGTCGATGCATTCACATCTGCCATATAATTTCATCTGTGATGCTCAACTCAGAATGCCTTCTGTCGCGTCTGCGCAAAAACTTCAATGAAgcatgttactttttttttttgcccccaaCATTCCGGGGCACTATTTTGCCACATCTGCTCTTCTCTCTGTGCTTCATACTTATGGCATCAGTGGAATGGCCCTTTCATGTGTGTATGCATACCATGTACACGTGCTAATTGCAGATTTCCTATTGCCACTCTTCTTTTTTCCTGCACCTACCAGTAGCATTTGACATGTGGGTGTTTTGAATGTTCTTGGCTTTCATTCAagaattttcttgcttttttttggtTCCTTGCTGTCAGCACAAATGTTTCTGTTGTATGTTTTCTCCTATTTTAATCTGATGTACCCATTCCTACTATGGCTGCCAAAGCGTAGCTGGCCAGTACCTTATAAGCAAATAAAACATTAAAATTGTATTTATCCTCTTATGTTGGGTGGGTATAACAAGTTGTTAGGCTCACATACATCATTACCAGTTTCCTATGACTTGTTTCTTGGAGAGAGACTTTTAATGTGATtggcattctttgggaactttacCCACTTTTCCAATCTGTATTTGTATTTagaccactaggtatgtgctggctgctgtcttgccaaaagGACAACATAGGCTGCTAGGTATgtggctatagtgtactagaataattATTCTAGTGCACTATACATGTGGCCAAATAGACAACTTGCTCCTGGCTGCGGTGTGGCTTAGTATCCAACTTGAGTCAGTGGGTATGTGCCCGAACAGATAACTTTGTCACTGTGTATGCGATATTAGTATGTGTCCATTCTTTGGCCATCCCCTTGAATGGATGTGCTGAGGTGACACAAGGGTTATTTGTAGCCTTAAATATAATAAAGTGAAAGCACTCCATCTACAAGACACCTCCATCAAGCGCGGCTGCTTGAAGGAGAGCCACTGCAACGAAATTGCCGTGAGGATGCTAAGAATGTAAGAATGCTATGGAGTTTCATCTGGGGTGCAGTGATTACAACAGGGTATATACTGTGTCGCGGTGACATTTTCCATTGAGGTTGGCTGCGAGAGTGCCACTTCATGTGTCTGATTGGCAATTAGGAGTTTCGCTACATTGCTTTAATGTTAATCGCCTTAACGTCGACCTTAATCATGAGATGGGTACTACTGCCTTAGTTTTGAAAAATCTTGAAGGTGATCAGTGCAGAACATCGTTTGGAATGTATCTAGAAAGTAACCCAGCTTACTTTCCTGAGAGGCTATTACTGTGCTGGCATGCTTTTCACCCGGTATAGCATTTAATACTATACTCAGTTACTATGTGATGATGCTTATCACTTTAAATACTCTTTTTTGATATTGCGAACAAATCTGTTAGTCGTCGAAATGGACAAGCAGAGCGTGAGCCAGTGCAGGCCGGTTAGAGAATCACTTCTAAAACTTTCTTAAGACAACCAAACGCGACTACTCCAGCCTGCCAACACGGGCGGTGGCCTCACCGTGAAAGGAGTTGTAAAAGACCGCTCTGGCGCTAGTGTGACTACTGGAGCCGCCGATGTCCCACAGTTCGACGAAATACGTCTTTTGAGATGCGGTGCCCTCGCGGTACTCGTGCAACTGAAGGAAAAATAAACACGAAAATTAACATAAAACATTCGCCGTAAGGGAATAAACTATCTGCATGTGAACTGAAGATCAAATTTAATGTTAACTTACTTTCACCTCAACATTACAGCCGATAGTCCAGGAGGCATTCGCCAAAGGACGGTTGTGGCACAGCAGATGGACTGCCGAAGACTTCCCCACGCCTGGGAGGAATTGCATTTTGTCAGTCGCATTTTGTCGGAATAAAAATGGGCGTCTGTATTACCCGAGTCTCCAACGACGAGTATTTTGACTTTGTCAATTGACGCCAAGGTACTGTCGTTTTTTCTCATCTTGTAGAGTAAGGTACTTCAAGGGATCTCGCTATAGATATATAGAGGCAAACGCGTACCATGTACTCGTGGAATGATGTGAAATCAACCAGTAAAGCATCCGAACCACCGCTCGCATAAACTACACAAACTAAGGTTGACTAAGCAGACGTATGCTCTGTTGACTACTGAACAAGCCGAATACACATACACGGAGGATGGCCGTATGAGGATGTAAACCATAAACGAAGAGACATTAAATACGTAATTTATTCTTTGCAGCCTATTATTCACATTAAGATTTAATTTAACTTATTTTTAGATGTAGTTGTGTAGGATAACTGACAACCGCTAACAACAAGCTGCCCTACAATACTGCGGTATGAACCTCATGCTGAATCATGTGCTGAATTAACTTCTCGCTCGGCGCGGAAGTGTGGAAGATGGACGTTCTGTCCTACAGGTGTGTCTGCGCGTCAGTTTGTGTTTTAAACTGACAGTTCGCGCTCCACTTACTCTTTGTGCCGTGTGATCgtgagaatatatatatacaccaaaGTACGTAGATACTAAAGCAGTGCGTGTCTGGGATCACAATGGAAGGAGGTGGTGAGGTTGTGACAGAGGTGCCGAGTTCGCTCAAGAAGCTCGTCCGGCTAACAATCCGGGGCTTCTACAGCGTGGAACATGTAATCGTAGTCGACATGCTCATTCGGAACCCCTGCGTCAAGGAGGACGACCTGGCGGATCTCCTCAAGCTGGAGAAGAAGCAGCTGCGAGCCGTTGTCGCTCAGCTCAAAAGCGATCGTTTCGTCAAGGTCCGACTGCGGATGGAGACGGGTAGCGACGGTAAGGCAACCCGCCAAAACTACTACT harbors:
- the LOC119460847 gene encoding rab-like protein 3 gives rise to the protein MRKNDSTLASIDKVKILVVGDSGVGKSSAVHLLCHNRPLANASWTIGCNVEVKLHEYREGTASQKTYFVELWDIGGSSSHTSARAVFYNSFHGLILVHDLTNKKSHENLRKWLSEVLCKDCPSKKANGVLEFDQEMFADSQVPILVVATKGDLVPQTAGRALATVADECGTDQVLLDNHNPKTLSPGSSNALKVTRFLDKVVERRFRSGVPSPPMSATLPVVDRRRAKLSHLD